From a region of the Marinomonas mediterranea MMB-1 genome:
- the rnpA gene encoding ribonuclease P protein component — translation MAEYCFPRHNRLLNAGDYQSVFNNTSFKVFAGEFLILAHKKSGTDARLGLIVAKKNEKRAVGRNRIKRVVRESFRHHKLKLNDLDIVFLARQGIKEVDNQELHKRLEKAWAQLAKKAIKAKKAPKAAPTSEK, via the coding sequence TCCCCGGCATAACAGACTTCTGAATGCCGGGGATTATCAATCCGTCTTCAATAACACTTCCTTCAAAGTCTTCGCAGGCGAATTTCTCATCTTAGCTCATAAGAAATCAGGCACTGATGCTCGATTAGGTCTTATTGTCGCTAAAAAAAATGAAAAACGAGCCGTTGGCCGAAATCGTATTAAGAGAGTGGTGAGAGAATCGTTTCGTCACCATAAACTGAAGCTTAATGACTTAGATATTGTCTTCCTTGCCAGACAAGGCATTAAAGAAGTCGATAACCAAGAATTGCATAAGCGCCTAGAAAAAGCATGGGCTCAACTTGCAAAAAAAGCGATTAAGGCTAAAAAAGCACCAAAAGCCGCTCCTACATCAGAGAAATAA